The nucleotide window GAGGACATCGACGGCCCCCGCTCGCGGCAAGCGTATATCGAATCGATTCCGGAGGATCTCCGCTGGCTCGGACTGGACTGGGACGAAGGCCCGGATCTCGGCGGTCCCTATTCCCCTTACCGGCAAAGCGAACGGCTGGCGCGCTACGAAGAGCTGCTTCACGTCCTCAAAGCGAAGGGGCTTGTGTATCCGTGCTACTGCAGCCGGGCCGAGCTGGCCGCGATCGCCAGCGCGCCGCACGGGCTGGCCGCCGAAGGACCCGCGTATCCGGGCATCTGCCGGACCCTCAGCGAACCGGAACGGGCAACCCGCGCCGAGCGGAAAACGCCCTCCTGGCGCTTCGTCATGCCTGCCGAGCCTGTGGCGTTCGAGGATCTCGCGATGGGCCCCCAATCGTTCCCTGCGGGCTACGGCGGCGACTTTATCGTAAAAAGGGCGGACGGCATCTACGCTTACCAGCTTGCCGTCGTGGCGGACGATGCGGACATGGCCGTCACGCACGTGCTCCGGGGCTCCGATCTGCTGGACTCGACGCCCAGACAGCTTGCGCTGTTCGACGCCCTCGGACTGCC belongs to Paenibacillus thermoaerophilus and includes:
- the gluQRS gene encoding tRNA glutamyl-Q(34) synthetase GluQRS; the encoded protein is MKIRGRFAPTPSGPLHLGNAWSALLAWLQVRQAGGEMLLRIEDIDGPRSRQAYIESIPEDLRWLGLDWDEGPDLGGPYSPYRQSERLARYEELLHVLKAKGLVYPCYCSRAELAAIASAPHGLAAEGPAYPGICRTLSEPERATRAERKTPSWRFVMPAEPVAFEDLAMGPQSFPAGYGGDFIVKRADGIYAYQLAVVADDADMAVTHVLRGSDLLDSTPRQLALFDALGLPAPRYAHVPLLYGPDGQRLAKRHGSASIGAMRQSGISPETIVGWLGYLAGCLPKPEPAKPRDLLPYFRLDAVPPGPIRLEPAMLDRLGIR